In Laspinema palackyanum D2c, a genomic segment contains:
- a CDS encoding septal ring lytic transglycosylase RlpA family protein, which yields MPLMGLVWMTCCLSGLLAYSPGLGNASIALKNPLSLEVLSGLSHRWDLPHRLVRGGNASGKKHRPRLKLKGASGEHRLFAHLAQISDRPGKHSPGDSRNRQIFTKALNWDNRLQKGQCTVNPPVMNSSPSKALGQQNFLSTPPDLPEKATLISSGPSQKSKKSTPGMGQLLSNFFPEDSLDVKTKPSLDSSVQVKAVSVAPGPSRPMTRVNWWQSRHLFGLGQTVSWFSEKNPKQIVFTNPSEFQVLVQGYEVAQLPDRIQADLFAHRIQEWLQQGDRDPAQLTPTTVNGIRAIQGGDRTLLLLSEDVVESIPHNQDLLTVEWTNNLRKALGAEPLPIAEAQAQMYGLVETPRKLQGTASWYGPYFHGRLTANGETYDQEDMTAAHPSLPFDTYLKVKNLQNGNMIIVRINDRGPYIPPRNLDLSLGAARVLGSEETGVISYEATFMKPTPSKAK from the coding sequence ATGCCATTGATGGGACTGGTCTGGATGACCTGCTGTTTGAGCGGGTTGCTTGCATACAGCCCAGGATTAGGGAATGCCTCCATTGCCCTGAAAAATCCGCTGTCGCTCGAAGTTTTATCCGGTTTGAGTCATCGGTGGGACCTTCCTCACCGGCTTGTCCGAGGCGGTAATGCCTCGGGGAAAAAGCACCGCCCTCGGTTGAAATTAAAGGGGGCTTCGGGTGAGCATCGGCTGTTTGCTCACCTGGCTCAAATCAGCGATCGCCCGGGAAAACACAGCCCAGGTGACTCCAGAAACAGGCAAATCTTCACAAAAGCGCTCAACTGGGACAATCGCCTTCAAAAGGGACAATGTACTGTTAATCCACCTGTAATGAATTCTAGTCCCAGTAAAGCTTTGGGACAACAAAATTTTCTCTCAACCCCACCGGACTTGCCGGAAAAAGCCACCCTGATTAGCAGTGGCCCTTCCCAGAAGTCGAAAAAATCCACCCCGGGAATGGGACAACTTTTGTCTAATTTCTTCCCTGAAGACTCTTTAGATGTAAAAACCAAACCCAGTCTGGACTCATCCGTTCAGGTGAAAGCTGTCTCCGTTGCCCCTGGTCCCTCTCGCCCCATGACCCGAGTCAATTGGTGGCAGTCTCGGCATCTCTTTGGATTGGGACAAACGGTTTCCTGGTTTTCGGAGAAAAACCCGAAACAGATCGTTTTCACAAACCCCTCAGAATTTCAAGTTTTGGTTCAGGGATACGAGGTTGCTCAATTACCCGATCGCATCCAAGCCGACTTATTCGCTCACCGGATCCAAGAATGGCTACAGCAGGGCGATCGCGATCCGGCACAACTGACCCCCACCACAGTCAACGGCATTAGAGCCATCCAAGGGGGCGATCGCACCTTATTACTCCTATCCGAGGATGTCGTCGAGTCTATCCCCCATAACCAGGACCTGCTCACCGTGGAATGGACCAATAATCTCCGCAAAGCGTTAGGCGCTGAACCCTTACCCATCGCCGAAGCACAAGCGCAGATGTACGGCTTAGTCGAGACCCCCCGGAAACTTCAGGGAACCGCCTCTTGGTACGGCCCTTATTTTCACGGTCGTCTCACCGCCAACGGCGAAACTTATGACCAAGAGGACATGACAGCAGCACATCCCTCCTTACCCTTCGATACCTATCTCAAAGTCAAAAATCTTCAAAATGGCAACATGATCATCGTTCGGATTAACGATCGCGGACCCTATATTCCCCCCCGTAATTTAGACCTCTCCCTCGGTGCCGCCAGGGTTCTAGGCAGTGAAGAAACCGGCGTTATCTCTTATGAGGCCACATTTATGAAACCCACCCCCTCCAAAGCGAAGTGA